From a single Saimiri boliviensis isolate mSaiBol1 chromosome 15, mSaiBol1.pri, whole genome shotgun sequence genomic region:
- the RPS20 gene encoding small ribosomal subunit protein uS10: protein MAFKDTGKTPVEPEVAIHRIRITLTSRNVKSLEKVCADLIRGAKEKNLKVKGPVRMPTKTLRITTRKTPCGEGSKTWDRFQMRIHKRLIDLHSPSEIVKQITSISIEPGVEVEVTIADA from the exons ATG GCTTTTAAGGATACCGGAAAAACACCCGTGGAGCCGGAGGTGGCGATTCACCGGATTCGAATCACTCTAACCAGCCGCAACGTGAAGTCGCTGGAGAAGG TGTGTGCTGACTTGATCAGAGGAGCAAAGGAGAAGAATCTGAAAGTGAAAGGACCGGTTCGAATGCCGACGAAG ACTTTGAGAATCACTACAAGAAAAACACCTTGTGGTGAAGGTTCTAAAACATGGGATCGTTTCCAGATGAGAATCCACAAGCGACTCATTGACCTCCACAGTCCTTCTGAGATTGTTAAGCAGATTACTTCCATCAGTATTGAGCCAGGAGTTGAGGTGGAAGTCACCATTGCAGATGCTTAA